In Candidatus Cohnella colombiensis, one DNA window encodes the following:
- the glpK gene encoding glycerol kinase GlpK yields the protein METYILSLDQGTTSTRAMLVDRSGNVHGVVREVLSLHYAKPGWVEVDAEHIWQSALNVIREVFVQTGVSPEQVAAMGITNQRETTVLWDRTTGVPVREAIVWQSRQTATICEQLKSEGYESLFQEKTGLLIDPYFSGTKVSWMLQQSKNVREAAEHGDLLFGTIDSWLVWKLTGGRVHVTDPSNASRTLMFNIHEMKWDEELLAILDVPANMLPEVRSTSEVYGYTDTEWFGAAIPIAAVVGDQQAALFGQGCHEPGDVKNTYGTGCFMLMNTGTEAKKSEHGLLTTVAWQLNGKTEYALEGSVFVAGSAIQWVRDELGLIATSAESEQLAASVDSTEGVYVVPAFVGLGTPYWNSAVRGAAFGMTRGTTKAHFVRAALESLAYQSKDVLNVMEQDSGIKLVKVCVDGGVVMNNLLMQFQSDMLGVTVDRPYNQESTALGAAYLAGLAVGYWSNREELRELRVIDRLFVPRMEESHRDELYSGWIKAVRAAIAFA from the coding sequence TTGGAAACCTATATTCTCTCATTAGATCAAGGAACGACGAGTACGAGGGCAATGCTTGTAGACCGTTCTGGTAACGTGCATGGCGTAGTGCGAGAAGTACTTTCGCTTCACTATGCTAAGCCTGGCTGGGTTGAAGTTGATGCGGAGCATATTTGGCAATCCGCACTTAACGTGATCCGTGAAGTTTTCGTACAGACTGGAGTTTCTCCGGAACAAGTTGCCGCAATGGGAATTACAAATCAGCGCGAGACGACTGTCCTGTGGGACCGTACGACTGGCGTTCCAGTTCGAGAGGCGATTGTGTGGCAATCGAGACAGACGGCCACAATTTGCGAACAGTTAAAGAGTGAGGGATATGAGTCATTGTTTCAAGAAAAAACAGGGTTATTAATTGATCCTTATTTTTCCGGGACGAAGGTTAGTTGGATGCTGCAACAATCGAAGAATGTACGCGAAGCTGCGGAGCATGGCGATCTTCTCTTCGGTACGATTGATAGCTGGCTCGTCTGGAAGTTGACAGGTGGGCGTGTTCATGTGACAGATCCTTCTAATGCTTCCCGTACGTTAATGTTCAATATTCACGAAATGAAGTGGGATGAAGAGCTGTTAGCGATCTTAGATGTTCCTGCGAACATGCTACCGGAGGTTCGTTCTACATCTGAGGTTTATGGATATACGGATACAGAGTGGTTTGGTGCGGCCATTCCGATTGCTGCGGTCGTCGGGGATCAGCAAGCCGCGCTCTTCGGGCAAGGCTGCCACGAACCGGGCGATGTGAAAAATACGTATGGCACAGGCTGCTTCATGCTCATGAATACAGGAACCGAAGCGAAGAAGTCAGAGCACGGCTTGCTCACAACTGTTGCTTGGCAATTGAACGGAAAGACGGAATATGCACTTGAAGGCAGTGTATTCGTAGCAGGCTCTGCGATTCAATGGGTACGTGATGAGTTGGGGCTGATCGCAACCTCGGCGGAGTCGGAGCAACTTGCTGCGAGCGTCGATTCGACAGAGGGGGTATATGTTGTTCCTGCGTTCGTTGGACTCGGAACTCCCTACTGGAACAGTGCAGTGAGAGGCGCAGCATTCGGTATGACGCGAGGTACGACGAAGGCCCACTTTGTGCGTGCAGCGCTGGAGTCGCTCGCCTATCAATCCAAAGATGTCTTGAACGTCATGGAGCAAGATTCGGGTATAAAGCTTGTGAAGGTATGTGTTGATGGCGGTGTTGTAATGAATAATCTACTCATGCAATTCCAAAGCGATATGCTAGGCGTTACCGTTGATCGTCCATACAATCAAGAGTCGACAGCGCTTGGCGCAGCCTATCTTGCGGGATTGGCAGTTGGATATTGGAGCAATAGAGAGGAGCTTCGTGAGCTTCGGGTGATTGATCGACTATTCGTCCCGCGAATGGAAGAGAGTCATCGTGATGAACTGTATAGTGGCTGGATAAAAGCAGTACGTGCAGCGATAGCTTTCGCTTGA
- a CDS encoding cbb3-type cytochrome c oxidase subunit I — MWDNIKEFASEFFVTGDPLIYGADVAIGLSIVAIVFVMTYFKKWTWLWREWLTTVDHKRIGIMYVIASLLMLFRGGVDALLMRTQLAMPELEFLSPEHYNGIFTTHGVIMILFMAMPLMFGLFNLVVPLQIGARDVAFPFLNSLSFWLFFWGAMLFNVSFVIGGSPDTGWLAYPPLSGIQFSPGVGQDFYIWGIQISGIGSLMTGINFIVTILKMRAPGMKLMKMPMFSWSVLSSSLTIILAFPILTITLALLFIDRYLGAHFFTLDGGGNPMMYINLIWMWGHPEVYIVILPAFGIFSEIVATFSKKRLFGYKSMVFALMAISVTSFFTWAHHFFTMGSGANVNVFFAISTMIIAIPTGVKVFNWLFTMFRGKITIKTPMLWTIGFIPCFVVGGMTGVMLSVAPADFQFHNSYFLIAHFHQVLIGGVAFGYFAALSYWWPKVFGFKLNERLGKWAFWMWGIGFYVCFMPQYVLGLMGMTRRVNTYSWDSGWWELNLVSTIGGFLMGIGFLFQVWQILHSIKHMERDTTGDPWDGRTLEWTIPSPAPAYNFAVIPHVNERDSFWEEKQRRERGLVPDPQPELEPIHMPKNSGIPFIKSFCWFVVGFGFVFDWLWMSIPGVIGIIACMLAHSFNYKTDYYIPVEEIKRTEAAARGSI, encoded by the coding sequence ATGTGGGACAATATTAAAGAGTTTGCTTCCGAATTTTTTGTAACGGGAGATCCACTCATCTACGGTGCAGATGTCGCCATTGGGCTTTCAATCGTTGCAATTGTGTTTGTTATGACCTATTTCAAAAAATGGACATGGCTCTGGCGCGAATGGCTTACAACCGTCGACCATAAACGTATTGGGATCATGTACGTAATCGCATCGCTGCTCATGCTGTTCCGTGGTGGCGTCGATGCATTGCTGATGCGCACACAGCTGGCGATGCCGGAGCTCGAATTTTTGTCGCCGGAGCATTACAACGGAATATTTACGACCCATGGTGTCATCATGATCTTGTTCATGGCGATGCCACTGATGTTCGGATTGTTCAACCTAGTCGTACCGCTTCAAATCGGAGCACGTGACGTTGCATTTCCGTTCTTGAACTCCTTGAGCTTTTGGTTGTTTTTCTGGGGAGCAATGTTGTTCAACGTATCATTCGTAATTGGGGGATCGCCAGACACAGGCTGGCTAGCCTATCCGCCGTTATCAGGCATTCAATTCAGTCCAGGAGTCGGTCAGGACTTCTATATTTGGGGGATTCAAATTTCCGGAATTGGGAGCTTGATGACCGGAATTAACTTTATTGTAACGATATTGAAAATGCGTGCGCCAGGCATGAAGCTGATGAAGATGCCGATGTTCTCTTGGTCGGTGCTATCCAGCTCACTTACGATCATTCTCGCATTTCCTATTTTGACGATTACTTTGGCGCTGTTGTTCATTGACCGTTATCTCGGCGCACACTTCTTTACGCTCGATGGCGGCGGTAATCCAATGATGTACATTAACTTGATCTGGATGTGGGGACACCCAGAGGTATATATCGTAATCCTTCCTGCATTCGGGATATTCTCTGAAATTGTGGCGACATTCTCGAAGAAGCGATTGTTTGGATATAAATCGATGGTGTTTGCACTTATGGCGATTAGTGTTACTTCGTTCTTTACTTGGGCGCATCACTTCTTCACGATGGGATCGGGTGCGAACGTCAACGTGTTTTTCGCTATCTCAACTATGATCATAGCGATACCTACTGGGGTTAAAGTATTTAACTGGTTGTTTACAATGTTCCGGGGTAAAATAACGATCAAAACACCAATGCTCTGGACCATTGGCTTCATTCCATGCTTTGTTGTTGGTGGGATGACCGGGGTAATGCTGTCTGTTGCACCCGCGGATTTCCAATTCCATAACAGCTACTTCTTGATCGCTCACTTCCATCAGGTGTTGATCGGTGGGGTTGCATTCGGTTACTTCGCAGCACTTAGCTATTGGTGGCCAAAGGTGTTCGGGTTTAAGCTGAACGAGAGGCTCGGGAAATGGGCATTTTGGATGTGGGGCATTGGGTTCTACGTCTGCTTCATGCCACAGTATGTACTCGGACTGATGGGGATGACTCGTCGTGTCAATACGTATAGCTGGGATAGCGGTTGGTGGGAGCTTAACCTCGTCTCGACAATCGGGGGCTTCCTGATGGGTATCGGGTTCTTGTTCCAAGTGTGGCAAATTTTGCACAGCATCAAGCATATGGAGCGCGATACGACAGGCGATCCATGGGATGGTCGTACGTTGGAATGGACGATTCCTTCGCCAGCACCTGCATACAACTTTGCCGTTATACCGCATGTGAACGAAAGAGATTCGTTCTGGGAAGAGAAGCAGCGACGCGAGCGAGGGCTTGTGCCTGATCCGCAGCCAGAGCTGGAGCCGATTCATATGCCGAAAAATTCAGGCATACCGTTCATTAAATCGTTCTGCTGGTTTGTTGTTGGCTTTGGCTTCGTCTTCGACTGGCTTTGGATGTCGATTCCGGGAGTCATCGGAATTATCGCATGTATGCTTGCGCATTCGTTCAATTATAAGACAGACTACTATATTCCGGTTGAAGAAATTAAACGTACGGAAGCTGCTGCAAGGGGGTCGATTTAA
- a CDS encoding DUF4097 family beta strand repeat-containing protein, giving the protein MKRILKVFIGILLILIGLAGIATYQWNITAKNLTAFEHKWTFTAEELRQLHISSDLKLELVYVRSTDGTNSIELEGYGTKNTISHVVDTAISNHKLKLDLGISPSDWLNFVSFLNFNQYNVTQRMIITVSEDVALDSLHINVNTGSMTLKDAALLQIDQATIAVDAGNMTIDNFKANHLKATVNAGSITGNNIQADMDLSVNAGSLVFKDTIGPAVIRVDVGNAKIYKLDTANLDLVVNVGNALVHLPSQFAGDFDLDSDIGKITSPAAKKLTNDIIRARVDVGNITIEQE; this is encoded by the coding sequence TTGAAGAGAATATTAAAAGTATTTATTGGAATATTATTGATTTTAATCGGCTTGGCAGGGATTGCTACATATCAGTGGAATATAACAGCAAAGAACCTTACTGCTTTCGAGCACAAGTGGACTTTCACCGCTGAAGAACTTCGGCAACTTCATATATCTAGCGATCTGAAGCTAGAATTGGTATACGTAAGAAGCACGGACGGTACGAATTCGATTGAACTAGAAGGTTACGGTACGAAGAACACAATTTCTCACGTTGTTGATACAGCCATAAGCAATCATAAATTAAAGTTGGACCTGGGAATCAGCCCGTCGGATTGGCTTAATTTTGTAAGTTTCTTGAACTTTAATCAATACAATGTCACACAGAGGATGATCATTACTGTCTCAGAAGATGTGGCGCTTGATTCTCTCCATATAAACGTGAATACCGGAAGCATGACCTTAAAGGACGCAGCACTCCTTCAAATTGATCAAGCAACGATTGCCGTCGATGCAGGAAATATGACGATCGACAACTTCAAAGCAAATCACCTTAAAGCTACTGTGAATGCTGGGAGTATAACAGGAAACAACATCCAAGCCGATATGGATCTCTCCGTTAATGCAGGAAGCCTTGTATTTAAAGATACTATAGGGCCAGCGGTCATTCGAGTCGATGTGGGGAATGCGAAGATTTATAAGTTAGATACAGCCAACTTAGACTTAGTTGTAAATGTCGGTAATGCCCTAGTTCATCTTCCATCCCAATTCGCGGGCGATTTCGACCTGGATAGTGATATTGGTAAAATTACGTCGCCTGCAGCCAAAAAGTTGACTAATGACATCATCAGAGCAAGAGTCGATGTGGGGAATATTACGATTGAACAGGAATAA
- the cyoC gene encoding cytochrome o ubiquinol oxidase subunit III, translating into MASARKHSSASAVEAHHGHGEHHDLESMRVMGFWLFLITDCIMFGSLFATYAVLSGSFAGGPTAAELFEMPGVIAETFILLTSSFTSGLAVLSMHRGNVKGLIGWLAVTVLLGASFITLEITEFVHLVHEGASISTSAHWSAFFTLVGAHGLHVTIGLVWMIAIMLQLRKHGINSVTRRKVTITSLYWHFLDVVWIFVFTIVYLLEVM; encoded by the coding sequence ATGGCTAGCGCACGAAAACATTCGTCCGCTTCTGCGGTAGAGGCGCATCATGGTCATGGGGAGCATCATGATTTGGAATCCATGCGAGTGATGGGTTTCTGGCTGTTTCTCATTACGGACTGTATTATGTTTGGATCGTTATTTGCAACCTATGCGGTATTAAGCGGTAGCTTCGCAGGCGGTCCAACTGCGGCAGAGCTGTTCGAAATGCCAGGTGTTATTGCTGAAACGTTCATCTTGTTAACGAGCAGCTTCACAAGCGGTTTAGCCGTATTGTCGATGCATCGTGGCAATGTTAAAGGATTAATCGGCTGGCTGGCGGTAACCGTTCTACTCGGCGCATCGTTTATTACTCTAGAAATTACGGAGTTCGTACATCTCGTTCATGAGGGTGCGTCGATTTCGACAAGTGCGCATTGGTCGGCATTCTTCACTCTTGTCGGGGCACATGGGCTGCACGTTACCATTGGTCTCGTATGGATGATTGCAATTATGCTTCAACTTCGGAAGCATGGCATCAATTCAGTAACGCGGCGTAAAGTGACGATCACTAGCTTATATTGGCACTTCCTCGATGTCGTATGGATCTTCGTATTTACGATTGTGTATTTGCTGGAGGTGATGTAA
- a CDS encoding FAD-dependent oxidoreductase has translation MTNDNLINPINDGTFSSLNRAEKLRQAASNGIDLLVIGGGITGAGIALNAASRGIRTLVVEMQDFAAGTSSRSTKLVHGGLRYLKQFEIGVVAEVGKERAIVYENGPHVTTPEWMMLPFYRGGTFGPIMTSLGLRVYDFLAGVKRGERRLMFNTEQTLLKEPLLKREGLLGSGYYVEYRTDDARLTIEVMKKAVELGAISVNYAKVESFLYEGDQLIGASISDQISGEVYELKAPTIVNATGPWVDELRDKDGSKQGKTLRLTKGVHLVFDRSRFPLSQAVYFDTPDGRMVFAIPREGKTYFGTTDTNYTGDIAHPQVTEQDRSYLLNAVNQIFPSLKLVDPDIESSWAGLRPLIQQEGKDPSEISRRDEVFVSPTGLISIAGGKLTGYRKMAESVVQRVVERLAVKGITSNRSSDTKHIPISGGEVGGSEGFPKYVEARIAEGVAAGLSPESAERLARQYGSNASKLFRYAEDERVRKVAEQYEVVLDLAAELHYAIYEECVVKPADFWIRRTGKLFFNIAEVHQWSNAVHAMMAQLLGWNDSQSQQYREELVVFTYEASTAVH, from the coding sequence ATGACAAATGATAATCTGATCAATCCTATCAACGATGGCACTTTTTCATCATTAAATAGAGCAGAGAAGCTTCGACAGGCAGCAAGTAATGGAATCGATTTGCTCGTTATCGGAGGTGGGATTACGGGTGCTGGCATTGCACTCAATGCAGCCTCCCGTGGCATTCGTACTTTGGTGGTCGAGATGCAAGACTTTGCAGCCGGAACGTCTAGCCGTTCGACGAAGCTCGTACATGGCGGACTTAGATATTTGAAGCAATTTGAAATCGGTGTCGTTGCGGAAGTAGGCAAAGAGCGCGCGATTGTATATGAGAATGGACCACATGTGACGACTCCAGAATGGATGATGCTTCCTTTCTATCGTGGAGGCACGTTCGGACCGATTATGACCTCGCTTGGACTGCGAGTCTATGATTTCCTTGCGGGCGTGAAACGAGGAGAACGCCGACTTATGTTCAACACGGAGCAGACACTACTTAAGGAACCTTTGCTGAAGCGCGAAGGGCTATTAGGAAGTGGATATTATGTTGAATATCGAACAGATGATGCAAGATTAACGATTGAAGTGATGAAAAAGGCAGTTGAGTTAGGCGCGATCAGTGTGAACTACGCCAAGGTAGAGTCGTTCCTTTATGAAGGAGATCAATTGATAGGAGCGAGCATTAGCGATCAGATTAGTGGCGAAGTATATGAATTGAAAGCGCCGACGATTGTGAATGCGACTGGCCCCTGGGTGGATGAACTACGCGATAAGGATGGCTCTAAGCAAGGGAAGACATTGCGCCTAACGAAAGGTGTACACCTTGTGTTTGATCGAAGCCGATTTCCACTCTCGCAAGCGGTGTACTTCGATACACCGGATGGACGCATGGTGTTTGCAATTCCGCGCGAGGGCAAAACTTATTTTGGAACGACAGACACGAATTATACGGGAGACATTGCACATCCGCAGGTGACTGAGCAAGATCGCAGTTACCTGTTAAACGCAGTAAATCAGATTTTTCCAAGCTTAAAGTTAGTTGATCCAGATATCGAGTCAAGCTGGGCAGGGCTGCGCCCGCTCATTCAACAGGAAGGCAAAGACCCATCAGAAATTTCGCGTCGCGATGAGGTGTTCGTGTCGCCGACAGGTCTTATCTCCATTGCGGGAGGCAAATTAACGGGATATCGAAAAATGGCGGAGTCGGTTGTGCAACGTGTTGTCGAGAGGTTAGCTGTGAAAGGGATAACGAGCAACCGTTCATCGGATACGAAGCATATCCCAATCTCAGGTGGTGAGGTTGGGGGCTCTGAAGGGTTCCCCAAATATGTGGAAGCACGAATAGCTGAGGGAGTTGCAGCAGGATTAAGCCCAGAGTCAGCAGAAAGGCTTGCGCGACAATATGGATCGAATGCTTCGAAGCTCTTTCGGTATGCGGAAGATGAAAGGGTTAGAAAAGTAGCCGAGCAATATGAAGTTGTACTTGATCTCGCAGCAGAGCTGCATTATGCCATTTACGAGGAATGTGTCGTAAAACCAGCCGACTTCTGGATCCGTCGCACAGGAAAGCTCTTCTTCAATATCGCTGAAGTTCACCAGTGGAGCAATGCGGTCCATGCGATGATGGCGCAACTGCTTGGGTGGAACGACTCACAAAGTCAGCAATATCGAGAAGAGCTGGTGGTGTTCACTTATGAGGCATCAACGGCAGTGCATTAA
- the cyoD gene encoding cytochrome o ubiquinol oxidase subunit IV yields MKSYVIGFVMSLVLTIIPIVIVMNDLLEGVSAKVVLMVAAILQFVVQLVYFMHLREEKKPRYNFMVLILGLVIVLTVVAGSIWIMTFNKVVQ; encoded by the coding sequence ATGAAGTCTTATGTGATCGGGTTTGTGATGTCACTCGTACTGACAATCATTCCGATTGTTATTGTAATGAATGATTTGTTAGAGGGTGTGTCGGCGAAGGTTGTTTTGATGGTCGCGGCGATCCTACAATTCGTGGTGCAGCTTGTGTACTTTATGCATCTGCGGGAGGAAAAGAAGCCACGGTACAACTTCATGGTGCTTATCCTCGGACTCGTAATCGTGCTCACGGTTGTCGCAGGCTCGATCTGGATAATGACCTTTAATAAAGTTGTACAATAA
- the cyoA gene encoding ubiquinol oxidase subunit II: MKRGFRRLTTLLSLGVMTLLLSGCSNDIIVLNPKGEIAKHQMDLIYITTGLCLLIILPVLILTFFIVWRYRNRPDSKAKYKPEWEHNTKLEVVWWTIPVIIIILIGIVTVQYTYKLEPSKPLEHEADPIVIQVTSLDWKWLFQYPDQDIATVNYVQFPEDVPIRFELTSDAPMNSFWIPQLGGQIYTMSGMAMTLHLIADEPGEYLGSGANFSGKDFAKMQFVANATSQEEFDQWVEQIKATSPELTDEGYQALAEPGVSEKVTYSGLPENLFERTVAKYGSKHNHGSVEHDEQTHDEQERG; the protein is encoded by the coding sequence ATGAAGAGAGGGTTTAGACGTCTGACAACGCTGTTGTCGCTCGGTGTAATGACATTGCTGCTGTCTGGTTGCAGTAATGACATCATCGTACTGAATCCGAAGGGTGAGATCGCTAAGCATCAAATGGACTTGATCTATATCACGACAGGTCTTTGTTTATTGATCATTCTACCTGTACTGATTTTAACGTTCTTTATAGTATGGAGATACCGCAATCGTCCAGATAGTAAAGCAAAATATAAGCCGGAATGGGAACATAATACGAAGCTTGAGGTCGTCTGGTGGACGATTCCTGTCATTATCATTATTCTAATTGGGATTGTTACGGTGCAATATACCTATAAGCTAGAACCGTCCAAGCCACTTGAGCATGAGGCTGACCCCATTGTCATTCAAGTGACATCGTTAGACTGGAAATGGCTGTTCCAATATCCAGATCAAGATATTGCTACAGTCAACTATGTACAATTTCCTGAGGATGTACCGATTCGGTTCGAATTAACTTCGGATGCGCCGATGAACAGCTTCTGGATCCCGCAGCTAGGCGGTCAAATCTATACGATGTCGGGGATGGCAATGACGCTTCATCTGATTGCAGATGAGCCGGGTGAATACTTAGGAAGCGGCGCTAACTTCAGTGGGAAAGATTTTGCGAAGATGCAGTTTGTTGCGAACGCAACTTCTCAGGAGGAGTTCGATCAATGGGTCGAGCAGATTAAAGCAACATCACCTGAATTAACAGATGAAGGCTATCAAGCGTTAGCTGAGCCAGGTGTATCTGAGAAAGTAACCTACTCGGGTCTTCCTGAAAATTTGTTTGAGCGCACGGTAGCGAAATATGGTTCTAAACATAATCACGGCTCAGTTGAGCATGATGAGCAAACACACGACGAACAGGAGAGAGGGTGA